From Orenia metallireducens:
AATTTAGATGTACGCCAAGCTATGGTAGAAGAGTTGATAATTGAAGATAATACTGTTACTGGTGTTAAGATTAAGACAGGAATAGTCTTTAAAGCCAAGAAGGTTATTTTAACTACAGGAACTTTCTTAAAAGGTGAGATTATTATTGGAGATACTAGATATAGCTCTGGTCCTCACAATCAATTCCCATCAAATGCTTTATCTGATAATCTAAAGGAGATTGGATTTAAGTTATTTAGATTTAAGACTGGAACTCCACCAAGGGTTGATAAAAGGACGATAGATTTTAGTAAATTAGAATTACAACCTGAGTGTGAAGATAAGATTGCTTTCTCCTTTGAGAATGATAATATCGAGAATAATCTTCAACGACAAGATTGTTGGATTGTCCATACCAATGAAAAGACTCATAAGGTTATTTTAGATAATATTGACCGGTCTCCGATGTTCAATGGTGATATTAGTGGAGAGGGTCCGCGTTACTGTCCGTCTATTGAAACAAAGGTCTATAGGTTCCAGCATAAAGACCGCCATAAATTGTTTGTAGAGCCTGAAGGGGAGTATATTTATGAAATGTACTTATCTGGTTTTTCTACTAGCTTACCTGTTGATGTCCAGGTAGAAATGTTAAGGACCTTACCTGGTTTTGAGAAGGCAGAGATTATTCGTCCAGCATATGCTATTGAGTATGACTGTATTGACCCAACTAATTTAAAGCCAACCTTAGAGACTAAGATGATTAAGAATCTTTATACCGCCGGACAACTTAACGGAACTAGTGGTTATGAGGAAGCTGGTGGACAAGGATTGATGGCTGGAATCAATGCTGCTTTATCTATTCAAGGGAAAGAACCTTTCATCTTAAAGCGGTCAGAGGCCTATATTGGAGTATTAATTGATGATTTAGTAACCAAAGGTACCCATGAACCTTATCGGATGTTGACTTCTCGAGCTGAGTACCGCTTAGTATTACGCCAAGATAATGCTGATTTAAGGTTAACACCTTTAGGATATGAGATAGGTTTGATATCTGAAGATAGATATCAGAGATTTTTAGATAAAAAAGAAGCAATCAAACAAGAGATAGAGCGATTAGAGAATACTGAGATTTATCCAACAGATGAAGGTGTACAGGAGTATTTGCTTAAGTTAGGAAGTACGGAAATTAATAATAAGGTTACTTTAGCTAAATTGATTAAACGTCCAGAATTAAGTTATAAAGCTTTAGCAGAGTTGGATAAAGAGCGACCTAAATTACCTTATTCAGTCAGAGAAGAGGTAGAGATTCAGCTGAAGTATGAAGGATATATTAAAAAGCAGCAAGAGCAGATTCAAAAGCAACAGGAATTAGAGAATAAGAGATTACCTGAGGATATAGATTATAATCAAGTAAAGAGCTTAAGATTAGAAGCTAAGGAGAAGTTAAATGAGATTAGACCTATATCTTTAGGTCAAGCAGGCAGAATTTCTGGAGTATCACCAGCTGATATTTCAGTACTTACTATCTATTTAGAACAACTAGAAAGAAGTAAGGGGAGAGATTAGTGAATTATAAGGAGAAGTTAGTAGAAGGTGCAAAGCAGTTTGAGATTGATTTAACAGAAAAACAAGTTGAACAATTCATTGATTATATGAATATCTTAAATGAATGGAATCAGAAGATGAATTTAACTGGTCTAGAAGAACCAGAAGAGATTGTAATTAAACATTTTTTAGATTCAATCTCTTGTGTAAGAGGTATGGAT
This genomic window contains:
- the mnmG gene encoding tRNA uridine-5-carboxymethylaminomethyl(34) synthesis enzyme MnmG, with the translated sequence MKEYDVIVVGTGHAGCEAALAAARMGVKTLALTVDLDNIALMPCNPAIGGPAKSHIVREIDALGGEMAKNIDKTCIQIRMLNTGKGPAVHALRAQADKKMYHIEMKKVLEEQENLDVRQAMVEELIIEDNTVTGVKIKTGIVFKAKKVILTTGTFLKGEIIIGDTRYSSGPHNQFPSNALSDNLKEIGFKLFRFKTGTPPRVDKRTIDFSKLELQPECEDKIAFSFENDNIENNLQRQDCWIVHTNEKTHKVILDNIDRSPMFNGDISGEGPRYCPSIETKVYRFQHKDRHKLFVEPEGEYIYEMYLSGFSTSLPVDVQVEMLRTLPGFEKAEIIRPAYAIEYDCIDPTNLKPTLETKMIKNLYTAGQLNGTSGYEEAGGQGLMAGINAALSIQGKEPFILKRSEAYIGVLIDDLVTKGTHEPYRMLTSRAEYRLVLRQDNADLRLTPLGYEIGLISEDRYQRFLDKKEAIKQEIERLENTEIYPTDEGVQEYLLKLGSTEINNKVTLAKLIKRPELSYKALAELDKERPKLPYSVREEVEIQLKYEGYIKKQQEQIQKQQELENKRLPEDIDYNQVKSLRLEAKEKLNEIRPISLGQAGRISGVSPADISVLTIYLEQLERSKGRD